One Fusobacterium nucleatum genomic window carries:
- a CDS encoding phage terminase large subunit family protein, which translates to MKKVKEKEASENQSLRKTIDLFSEIFQTLKPPPKLTIDTWADMYRILSSKTSAEPGRWKTDRVPFQREVMRAISDKKTTKIVMMYGAQLSKTEILLNVFGYYADYDPAPIMYLLPTKDLAEDFSSTRLDDMIQSTPQLKNKILNKVDGRDTKLQKEFIGGYITLVGSNSAAELSSRPLRILLADEVDRFKSDVGGEGDPLNLAIERTKTFWNKKIVITSTPTIKGDSRVEKEYENSTKEEFYIPCPKCGSFQKLEWRNIIFEPVGHKCSDCLEISSEHEWKRNMIHGIWQPQEEVEDWSVRGFHISELYSPFSMWPEIIKKFKAAKGNMQMMKVFTNTCLGQTWEEKVEKIDFLDVSKRKEEYTAEIPDQVQVLTAGVDVQDDRLEIEVVGWGLGEESWGIYYKQFIGSPGQNDVWEQLDRFLETEFEYTDGEKIRILCTCIDTGGHYTQEAYQYIKPREFRRVFGIKGKGGDGVAFVSKPSRTNRMQISLFTLGVNTGKETILARLKIEEPGSMYMHFPNNVDRGYDEAYFKGLTSEVKTTVWEKGVKKTIWKVIGTKRNEPLDLRNYAYAALKIANPNLSKKYTVEATKKTTKVSKRRVLSKGVSL; encoded by the coding sequence ACCAAAATTAACTATTGATACTTGGGCAGATATGTATAGAATTTTAAGCTCTAAAACATCTGCTGAACCTGGAAGGTGGAAAACTGACAGAGTACCATTTCAAAGAGAAGTAATGAGAGCTATTTCTGATAAAAAGACAACAAAAATTGTGATGATGTATGGAGCACAATTATCAAAAACAGAGATTTTATTGAATGTATTTGGGTATTATGCCGACTATGACCCTGCTCCTATCATGTATCTTTTGCCAACAAAAGACTTAGCAGAAGATTTTTCTAGTACAAGACTAGACGACATGATACAGAGTACACCGCAATTAAAAAATAAAATACTGAACAAGGTTGATGGAAGAGATACTAAGTTACAAAAAGAATTTATTGGTGGGTATATCACATTGGTTGGAAGTAATTCTGCTGCTGAGTTATCAAGTAGACCGTTAAGAATTCTACTTGCAGATGAGGTGGATAGATTTAAAAGTGATGTTGGTGGAGAAGGAGATCCATTAAACTTAGCAATTGAAAGAACTAAGACTTTCTGGAATAAGAAAATTGTTATAACAAGCACACCAACCATCAAAGGAGACTCAAGAGTTGAGAAAGAGTATGAGAATTCAACAAAAGAAGAGTTTTATATACCATGTCCAAAATGTGGGTCATTCCAAAAGCTAGAGTGGAGAAATATAATTTTTGAACCTGTTGGGCATAAATGCTCCGATTGTTTGGAAATTTCAAGTGAACATGAATGGAAAAGAAATATGATTCACGGCATATGGCAACCACAGGAAGAAGTTGAAGATTGGAGTGTTAGAGGCTTTCATATCTCTGAATTGTATAGTCCATTTTCAATGTGGCCAGAAATTATAAAAAAGTTTAAAGCAGCAAAAGGTAATATGCAAATGATGAAGGTTTTTACGAATACATGTCTTGGCCAAACTTGGGAAGAGAAAGTAGAAAAGATAGATTTCTTAGATGTTTCTAAGAGAAAAGAAGAGTATACTGCAGAAATACCTGACCAAGTTCAAGTTTTAACTGCAGGAGTCGATGTTCAAGATGACAGATTGGAAATTGAAGTTGTAGGCTGGGGGTTAGGAGAAGAGTCTTGGGGTATTTACTACAAGCAATTTATTGGTTCTCCTGGTCAAAATGATGTGTGGGAGCAATTGGATAGATTCCTGGAAACAGAGTTTGAGTATACAGATGGGGAAAAAATAAGAATTCTTTGTACTTGTATAGATACTGGAGGACATTATACTCAAGAAGCGTATCAATACATCAAACCTAGAGAGTTTAGAAGAGTATTCGGTATTAAGGGTAAAGGTGGAGATGGAGTAGCTTTTGTATCCAAGCCATCTAGAACTAACAGAATGCAAATATCACTCTTTACTTTAGGAGTTAATACGGGGAAAGAAACGATACTTGCTAGACTAAAAATTGAAGAACCTGGTTCTATGTATATGCACTTTCCAAATAATGTGGACAGGGGCTATGATGAAGCATATTTCAAGGGATTAACATCGGAAGTTAAGACAACTGTTTGGGAAAAAGGAGTAAAAAAAACTATCTGGAAAGTTATTGGAACTAAGAGAAATGAACCTTTGGATTTAAGAAACTATGCTTATGCAGCTTTAAAAATAGCAAATCCAAACTTAAGTAAAAAATATACTGTTGAAGCCACAAAAAAGACTACAAAAGTATCTAAAAGAAGAGTTTTATCGAAAGGAGTGAGCTTATAA